The following are from one region of the Eubacterium sp. MSJ-33 genome:
- a CDS encoding flagellin N-terminal helical domain-containing protein: protein MRINYNALAMNATTNFGKINNKVAKSMSRLSSGYKITSPADDAAGLAISKKMSAQIRGLDRAALNSNDGISVIQSAEGGMEEMHSILGRMRELAVQAANDVNDEVDRDAIQEEIDSLAAELTQISETTSFNGQTLLNGDLTRRSLSSVNGVKAAYISSEVSTGVYSLKVTADAEQASMVTGFSYSTAVIAKEQAGTLKVNGFSVTISEGMTMDEVYRSLQTGLAKINVDVFATQDGSTETDFASGAPVLFRTKEYGSSEKIEISVSNPELAAVLGVTDGTSVQGKDCKATLTTADDGFSTTATVSTAGNKIEITDRSGFSMTVEVDPGIVGQNGATISADIEVLSAGTMIVQTGSNEGEQLSVDIPELTAKSLDVDELIMYTHEYASKAIEKIDEAVKKVSSARSKLGAYENRLDDIHSNLQVQSESITEAYSRIMDTDMAEEMTEYTQQEVLSQAAISMMQKANDRPESILQLLQ, encoded by the coding sequence ATGAGAATTAACTACAATGCGCTGGCGATGAATGCCACGACAAATTTCGGTAAAATAAATAATAAAGTTGCAAAGTCGATGTCCAGACTTTCTTCGGGATACAAGATTACGAGTCCGGCGGATGATGCAGCGGGACTTGCAATCTCAAAGAAGATGAGTGCTCAGATCCGGGGACTTGACCGGGCAGCATTGAATTCTAATGATGGGATTTCTGTTATCCAGTCCGCGGAGGGTGGCATGGAAGAAATGCACAGTATTCTCGGACGCATGCGTGAACTTGCAGTGCAGGCGGCAAATGATGTCAATGATGAAGTGGATCGTGACGCGATTCAGGAAGAGATTGACTCTCTGGCAGCAGAACTCACACAGATTTCCGAGACAACTTCTTTCAACGGTCAGACACTGTTGAATGGAGATCTGACAAGGCGTTCTCTGTCAAGTGTGAATGGTGTGAAAGCGGCGTATATTTCATCTGAGGTAAGCACGGGTGTTTATTCCCTCAAAGTAACTGCGGATGCAGAGCAGGCATCTATGGTGACAGGGTTCTCATATTCGACGGCTGTGATTGCGAAAGAACAGGCAGGAACTTTGAAGGTGAATGGATTTTCGGTAACGATTTCAGAAGGCATGACCATGGACGAAGTATATCGGAGTCTGCAGACGGGACTTGCGAAGATCAATGTGGATGTATTTGCAACACAGGATGGAAGTACGGAAACTGATTTTGCAAGTGGTGCGCCGGTGTTGTTCCGTACAAAAGAATACGGTAGTAGTGAGAAGATTGAGATTTCTGTGTCGAATCCGGAACTGGCAGCCGTGTTGGGAGTGACAGATGGTACGTCTGTACAGGGGAAAGACTGTAAAGCAACACTCACAACCGCGGACGATGGATTTTCCACAACGGCAACGGTTTCAACTGCCGGAAATAAAATAGAGATTACGGATCGGAGTGGTTTCTCTATGACTGTGGAAGTAGACCCGGGTATCGTAGGACAAAATGGAGCAACGATAAGTGCGGATATAGAGGTGCTGTCTGCGGGAACTATGATAGTACAGACCGGTTCCAATGAGGGAGAGCAGTTATCGGTTGATATCCCGGAACTGACTGCGAAGTCGCTGGATGTAGACGAACTGATCATGTATACACATGAGTATGCGTCAAAAGCGATCGAGAAGATTGATGAAGCAGTCAAGAAGGTATCTAGTGCACGGTCAAAACTCGGCGCTTATGAGAATCGTCTGGATGACATCCATTCGAACCTGCAGGTACAGAGTGAAAGTATCACAGAAGCATATTCGCGTATTATGGATACTGACATGGCGGAAGAGATGACGGAATATACACAGCAGGAGGTTTTGTCACAGGCAGCAATCTCTATGATGCAAAAGGCGAATGACCGTCCGGAATCTATCTTGCAGTTGTTACAGTAA
- a CDS encoding ornithine carbamoyltransferase, whose product MKNMLNFKNFSAEELQKILDLALDMKKNPKKYSHALEGKKLYTLFEKTSTRTFLSFTTGMTELGGTYYNQLWKDSNFVLGEPVSEIKYVCRNVDIIMARLVKNETVELFGDNVTVPFINGCDNSYHPCQILADALTIIEKFGSLNVKFLYIGAKNNVFNSLVEFFSKMKQGTLYGLTPLVNETACGPDFYEEAKKTGYYVELDPDMPMDEVKKYVKDMDICYTDTWLDMEFFNDPAYQDKKKELMDKMMPYQLNDEFLEGSHALVFHDMPMHVGFEISKEVEMKNLDHILDQAENRRHAEKAVMYTLIKGI is encoded by the coding sequence ATGAAGAATATGTTGAATTTCAAGAATTTCTCTGCAGAAGAGCTGCAGAAGATTCTTGACCTTGCACTGGATATGAAGAAGAATCCGAAGAAGTACAGCCATGCATTAGAGGGCAAGAAGCTCTATACATTGTTTGAGAAGACAAGTACCCGAACATTCCTTTCTTTCACGACAGGTATGACAGAGCTTGGAGGAACGTACTACAACCAGCTTTGGAAGGACAGCAATTTTGTCCTTGGCGAGCCGGTTTCCGAGATCAAATACGTATGCCGCAATGTCGATATTATTATGGCACGTCTCGTGAAAAATGAGACCGTTGAACTGTTTGGAGACAATGTAACCGTACCATTTATCAATGGCTGTGATAACTCTTATCATCCTTGTCAGATTTTGGCAGATGCACTGACGATCATCGAAAAGTTCGGCAGTCTGAATGTCAAGTTCTTATATATCGGTGCAAAGAACAACGTATTCAATTCATTGGTAGAATTCTTCTCCAAGATGAAGCAGGGAACCCTGTACGGACTGACTCCGCTTGTAAATGAGACAGCCTGCGGACCGGATTTCTACGAGGAAGCAAAGAAGACAGGCTACTATGTGGAGCTTGATCCGGACATGCCGATGGACGAAGTGAAGAAGTATGTGAAGGATATGGATATCTGCTATACTGACACATGGCTTGACATGGAGTTCTTCAATGATCCTGCATACCAGGATAAGAAGAAGGAGCTTATGGACAAGATGATGCCATATCAGTTGAATGATGAGTTCTTAGAGGGCAGTCATGCGCTTGTGTTCCACGATATGCCGATGCATGTTGGCTTCGAGATCTCAAAGGAAGTGGAGATGAAGAACCTCGATCATATTCTCGATCAGGCAGAAAACAGAAGACATGCGGAAAAAGCAGTCATGTATACATTGATAAAGGGAATTTAA
- a CDS encoding flagellar protein FliS — MTQEMKQEFTRRVSQENHSGLILVLCDIFHTYGNDAMTAYEAGNETAYLQNIELARRTMQELIDCFSKEDALGRNVIAILRFVYGKLVRSEVRRQPDELDRCVQMVDNLRVGFAHLHELDNEGAVMQNVHQVYAGLTYGKGTLNESVQGVNYESRGYQI, encoded by the coding sequence ATGACACAGGAAATGAAACAGGAATTCACACGGCGTGTCAGCCAAGAGAATCACAGCGGCTTGATTTTAGTGTTGTGCGATATCTTTCATACATATGGAAATGATGCAATGACAGCGTATGAAGCAGGGAATGAAACTGCGTATCTGCAAAATATTGAGCTGGCACGTCGTACCATGCAGGAGCTGATTGATTGTTTTTCTAAAGAAGATGCACTTGGCAGAAATGTAATTGCCATTTTAAGATTTGTCTATGGAAAGCTTGTGCGTTCAGAAGTGCGCAGGCAGCCGGATGAACTGGATCGCTGTGTGCAGATGGTCGATAATTTACGTGTCGGATTTGCGCATCTGCACGAACTTGACAACGAGGGCGCAGTGATGCAGAATGTACATCAGGTATATGCCGGACTTACCTACGGCAAGGGAACCTTAAACGAGAGCGTACAGGGTGTGAACTATGAAAGCCGTGGATATCAGATTTAA
- a CDS encoding HIT family protein — MKKDDCIFCKIANGEIPSATVYETPECRVILDLAPANQGHALILTKEHYDNIYQLDEETAGKVFSLATRVAKAVQEETGCEGLNIVQNNGEVAGQTVHHFHMHVIPRHAGDDVQVTWKQGETESESLKALADAIKKHI; from the coding sequence ATGAAAAAAGATGATTGTATTTTCTGTAAGATTGCAAATGGCGAGATTCCATCTGCAACGGTATATGAGACACCGGAGTGCCGGGTAATCCTGGATCTGGCACCGGCCAATCAGGGACATGCACTGATTTTGACGAAGGAGCATTATGACAATATCTATCAGTTAGACGAGGAGACTGCAGGCAAGGTATTTTCGCTTGCAACCCGCGTTGCAAAGGCAGTACAGGAAGAGACCGGCTGTGAAGGACTGAATATCGTACAGAACAACGGCGAAGTAGCCGGACAGACGGTGCACCATTTTCATATGCATGTGATTCCGCGTCACGCAGGGGATGATGTGCAGGTGACTTGGAAGCAGGGTGAGACAGAATCGGAATCATTGAAGGCGCTGGCAGATGCAATCAAAAAGCATATCTAG
- a CDS encoding VanZ family protein, translated as MQSKSISRDKKVQPGRLSKRQIVFLVLSILFAIMIFCFSARTGVESTEDSYTVGMEFGRVVHLDFKDWSEEAQLDFAEKVDHPIRKLAHATEYAVFAMLLCGAWMNGRRRKVYAGLLAWGSATVYAMTDEFHQLFVPGRSGQVKDVLLDSCGAAVGILILLLVTMLIRVICKKHGTQE; from the coding sequence ATGCAATCAAAAAGCATATCTAGAGATAAAAAGGTGCAGCCGGGCAGGCTGTCGAAGCGGCAGATTGTGTTCCTTGTATTGTCGATATTGTTCGCGATTATGATTTTCTGTTTTTCTGCGCGGACAGGAGTAGAGTCTACAGAAGACAGTTACACTGTGGGTATGGAGTTTGGCCGTGTTGTACATCTGGATTTCAAGGACTGGTCGGAGGAAGCGCAGCTTGATTTTGCCGAGAAGGTAGATCATCCGATTCGGAAGCTGGCACATGCAACAGAGTATGCGGTTTTTGCAATGCTTTTATGCGGCGCGTGGATGAACGGCAGACGCAGAAAGGTCTATGCCGGGCTTTTGGCGTGGGGATCGGCAACTGTATATGCTATGACCGATGAATTTCACCAGTTGTTTGTGCCGGGACGAAGCGGTCAGGTAAAGGATGTGCTGCTCGATAGTTGTGGAGCGGCAGTTGGAATACTGATTCTGCTGCTTGTGACGATGCTGATTCGTGTTATCTGCAAAAAGCATGGTACACAGGAATAA
- the metK gene encoding methionine adenosyltransferase: MEKLLFTSESVTEGHPDKICDQISDAVLDALLAQDPMSRVACETAVTTGLVLVMGEITTKAQIDIQTIVRETVREIGYDRAKYGFDCDTCGVIVALDKQSADIAMGVDRALEAKENNMSDEEIEAIGAGDQGMMFGYATNETPELMPYPISLAHKLARKLTEVRKNGTLSYLRPDGKTQVSVEYDENGKPCRLEAVVLSTQHDENVSQEQIHADIKKYVFDPVLPQNMIDDETKFFINPTGRFVIGGPNGDSGVTGRKIIVDTYGGYARHGGGAFSGKDCTKVDRSAAYAARYVAKNIVAAGLADKCEIQLSYAIGVARPTSIMVDTFGTGKLADDKLVEIVRENFDLRPAGIIKMLDLRRPIYKQTAAYGHFGRTDIDLPWEKTDKVDDLKKYL; this comes from the coding sequence ATGGAGAAGTTATTATTTACTTCAGAATCAGTAACCGAAGGCCATCCTGACAAAATCTGTGATCAGATCAGTGATGCCGTATTAGATGCACTTTTAGCGCAGGACCCTATGAGCCGTGTCGCTTGTGAGACAGCCGTAACAACCGGACTGGTACTTGTTATGGGTGAGATCACAACGAAGGCACAGATTGATATCCAGACAATCGTCCGCGAGACAGTCCGTGAGATCGGTTATGACCGTGCAAAGTACGGATTTGACTGTGATACCTGTGGTGTTATTGTAGCACTTGACAAGCAGTCAGCCGATATCGCAATGGGTGTTGACAGGGCACTTGAAGCGAAGGAAAACAATATGTCTGACGAAGAAATCGAGGCAATCGGTGCCGGCGATCAGGGTATGATGTTCGGTTATGCAACAAACGAGACACCGGAGCTTATGCCATATCCGATCTCATTGGCACACAAGCTTGCCAGAAAGCTGACAGAAGTTCGTAAGAATGGCACACTTTCTTATTTAAGACCGGATGGCAAGACACAGGTATCTGTAGAATATGACGAGAACGGAAAGCCTTGCAGATTAGAGGCGGTTGTCCTTTCTACACAGCATGATGAGAATGTATCTCAGGAGCAGATCCATGCAGACATCAAGAAATATGTGTTTGATCCGGTTCTTCCACAGAATATGATTGACGATGAGACAAAGTTCTTCATCAACCCAACCGGACGTTTTGTAATCGGTGGACCAAACGGTGACTCCGGTGTAACCGGACGTAAGATCATCGTAGACACTTACGGTGGATATGCACGTCACGGCGGCGGAGCATTTTCAGGAAAGGATTGCACAAAGGTAGACCGTTCCGCAGCGTATGCCGCACGTTATGTGGCAAAGAATATTGTGGCAGCCGGACTGGCCGATAAGTGTGAGATTCAGCTTTCTTATGCAATCGGTGTTGCAAGACCAACTTCAATTATGGTTGATACATTTGGCACAGGTAAGCTTGCAGATGATAAGCTCGTAGAGATTGTCCGCGAGAACTTCGATCTGCGCCCGGCAGGAATCATCAAGATGCTTGATTTGCGCAGACCGATCTACAAGCAGACTGCTGCTTACGGACATTTCGGAAGAACCGATATCGACCTTCCATGGGAGAAGACCGACAAGGTAGATGATCTGAAGAAATATTTGTAG